One genomic region from Kineobactrum salinum encodes:
- a CDS encoding helix-turn-helix domain-containing protein, giving the protein MDSLITAAARALAAGDPLGALNQVALRDDAPALALRGIAMAQLDDFARAKALLRSAARAFGPRETVARARCVVAEAEIALASRDLGWSPKSLDAARAVLEARGDQVNAAHAQNIGIRRLLLLGQLEDVEHALAGINSTFYPPALKAAHELVLAGVAIRRLRTEAARAALIRAERDAQLAGIPALMAEVESAAVILGTPAARLLKNGTERLLLLKDVAALLESDALVVDACRHAIRGADTVVSLARRPVLFTLARLLGEAWPEDVSRDTLIARAFRTKFIDDSHRVRLRVEIGRLRKLLRTLTDVRATKRGFALVPRHAEEIVVLARPVEEKHGAVLALLADGASWSSSALALATGASQRSVQRALESLADADKVQSFGRGRTRRWMLPPVPGFTTILLLPASLPGS; this is encoded by the coding sequence ATGGATTCGCTGATCACGGCGGCGGCGCGAGCACTCGCGGCGGGTGATCCGCTCGGCGCTCTGAATCAGGTCGCGCTGCGCGACGATGCACCTGCACTCGCGCTGCGCGGTATTGCGATGGCACAGCTTGACGATTTCGCCCGGGCGAAAGCACTCCTGCGCAGTGCCGCGCGCGCTTTTGGCCCCCGGGAAACCGTTGCCCGCGCACGATGTGTCGTCGCCGAGGCCGAAATCGCGCTGGCCTCCCGCGACCTGGGCTGGTCCCCGAAGTCGCTGGACGCCGCACGGGCGGTGCTGGAAGCGCGCGGTGACCAGGTCAATGCTGCCCATGCGCAGAATATAGGGATCCGGCGCCTGCTCCTGCTGGGGCAGCTCGAGGACGTCGAGCATGCGCTCGCCGGGATCAACTCCACGTTCTATCCGCCCGCATTGAAGGCCGCCCACGAATTGGTACTGGCGGGAGTTGCCATCCGCCGTCTGCGGACAGAGGCTGCGCGCGCTGCCCTTATCCGCGCCGAACGCGATGCCCAGCTGGCCGGTATCCCCGCGTTGATGGCAGAGGTCGAAAGCGCCGCAGTCATCTTGGGCACACCTGCGGCGCGCCTGTTAAAGAACGGCACGGAGCGTCTGCTCCTGCTCAAGGACGTCGCAGCGTTACTGGAATCCGACGCACTCGTCGTGGATGCGTGCCGCCATGCCATACGCGGCGCAGACACGGTAGTCTCGCTTGCAAGGCGCCCGGTATTGTTCACACTCGCACGGCTGCTGGGCGAAGCCTGGCCGGAGGATGTGTCGAGGGACACTCTTATTGCGCGAGCCTTCCGCACAAAATTTATCGATGATTCCCATCGCGTGCGCTTGCGAGTCGAGATCGGCCGACTGCGCAAACTGCTGCGGACTCTGACCGATGTAAGGGCGACCAAACGCGGGTTTGCGCTGGTTCCGAGGCACGCAGAAGAGATCGTCGTGTTGGCGAGACCCGTGGAAGAAAAGCATGGGGCGGTGCTCGCCCTGCTTGCCGACGGTGCCTCCTGGTCGAGTTCAGCCCTGGCACTCGCGACGGGAGCCAGCCAGCGCTCCGTGCAACGGGCCCTCGAGTCACTGGCAGACGCGGACAAAGTCCAGTCATTCGGCCGCGGGCGAACGCGCCGCTGGATGCTTCCACCGGTACCGGGATTCACGACAATCTTGTTACTCCCCGCTTCGCTTCCGGGTAGCTAG
- the ispE gene encoding 4-(cytidine 5'-diphospho)-2-C-methyl-D-erythritol kinase, whose translation MQQANPGRGGLGGGSSNAATTLLALNQLWQLRLPQSQLLALGASLGADVPVFIAGHSAWAEGVGEVLSAVELPSRWYLIIVPGCQIPTREIFSDRELTRDTAPITIAAFFQGTSRNDCEQVAVRLYPEVGEALAWLGQFAEPRLTGTGACIFAAFDSETQARQIGAMVPARWRAIVAQGVNQSPVQKALC comes from the coding sequence CTGCAACAAGCAAATCCCGGCAGGGGGGGGCTGGGCGGCGGCAGCTCCAATGCGGCCACTACCCTGCTGGCCCTGAACCAGCTTTGGCAGCTGCGGCTGCCGCAGTCACAGCTGCTGGCCCTTGGCGCCAGTCTGGGTGCCGATGTGCCGGTGTTCATCGCCGGCCACAGTGCCTGGGCTGAAGGAGTGGGCGAAGTATTGAGTGCGGTTGAGCTGCCATCCCGCTGGTATCTGATCATCGTTCCTGGGTGCCAGATCCCGACCCGGGAAATTTTTTCCGACCGTGAATTGACACGGGACACCGCGCCGATCACAATAGCCGCCTTTTTTCAGGGGACATCGCGCAACGACTGCGAGCAGGTGGCGGTGCGGCTTTACCCTGAAGTTGGCGAGGCCCTGGCCTGGCTCGGACAGTTCGCAGAGCCGCGACTGACCGGCACAGGCGCCTGTATATTTGCCGCATTTGACAGCGAGACGCAAGCTCGCCAGATCGGCGCCATGGTACCGGCGCGATGGCGTGCTATAGTCGCGCAGGGTGTAAACCAGTCGCCCGTGCAGAAGGCCTTGTGCTGA
- the ychF gene encoding redox-regulated ATPase YchF yields MGFKCGIVGLPNVGKSTLFNALTRAGIDAENFPFCTIEPNAGVVPVPDPRQRRIAEIVKPQREVATTMEFVDIAGLVAGASKGEGLGNQFLANIRETDAIAHVVRCFLDDNVIHVANRVDPRSDIEVINTELALADLESCEKQLQKVQRTAKGGDKEAIAMKALLENRLLPHLNEALPVRSLAFDDSERPLVKNLQLLTVKPTMYIANVDENGFENNPLLDTVNELAAAEGAIVVAICNKLESEIVELEDEERMEFLADLGMEEPGLDRVIRAGYQLLNLQTYFTAGVKEVRAWTVKVGATAPEAAAVIHTDFQKGFIRAEVISYQDFITHNGEQGAKDAGRWRLEGKDYIVQDGDVIHFRFNV; encoded by the coding sequence ATGGGTTTTAAATGCGGTATCGTCGGACTGCCCAACGTCGGCAAGTCCACACTGTTCAATGCACTGACCAGGGCCGGCATCGATGCGGAGAATTTTCCGTTCTGTACCATTGAGCCCAACGCCGGGGTGGTACCGGTGCCCGACCCCCGCCAACGCCGCATAGCGGAGATCGTCAAGCCGCAGCGGGAAGTCGCCACCACGATGGAGTTTGTCGATATCGCCGGTCTGGTCGCCGGTGCCTCGAAAGGCGAGGGGCTGGGCAACCAGTTCCTGGCCAACATCCGGGAGACCGATGCCATCGCTCACGTTGTACGCTGCTTCCTCGATGACAACGTCATCCATGTCGCCAACCGGGTCGATCCGCGTTCCGACATCGAGGTAATCAATACCGAACTGGCGCTGGCGGATCTCGAAAGCTGCGAAAAGCAACTGCAGAAGGTGCAGCGCACTGCCAAGGGTGGCGACAAGGAGGCCATCGCGATGAAGGCGCTGCTGGAGAACCGGCTGTTGCCGCATCTCAACGAGGCCCTGCCGGTGCGCTCGCTGGCCTTTGATGACAGCGAGCGTCCGCTGGTGAAAAACCTGCAACTGCTGACCGTCAAGCCCACCATGTACATCGCCAACGTCGACGAGAACGGCTTCGAAAACAACCCGCTGCTGGACACCGTCAACGAACTCGCCGCCGCCGAGGGTGCCATCGTGGTCGCCATCTGCAACAAGCTGGAATCCGAGATTGTGGAGCTGGAAGACGAGGAACGGATGGAGTTCCTCGCCGACCTGGGCATGGAAGAGCCGGGCCTGGACCGGGTGATCCGCGCGGGCTACCAGCTGCTGAACCTGCAGACCTACTTCACCGCCGGTGTGAAGGAAGTACGGGCCTGGACCGTCAAGGTGGGCGCCACCGCCCCCGAGGCCGCGGCAGTAATCCACACCGACTTCCAGAAGGGCTTCATCCGCGCCGAGGTGATCAGCTACCAGGACTTCATCACGCACAACGGCGAGCAGGGCGCCAAGGACGCCGGCCGCTGGCGGCTGGAAGGCAAGGACTACATTGTCCAGGATGGGGATGTTATTCACTTTCGGTTCAACGTCTGA
- the lolB gene encoding lipoprotein insertase outer membrane protein LolB, translating into MRLLLAGLVVLLLNACATAPDQPAPARPWQQRTVQLSALEHWGATGKLALRSGGQAESANLSWLQRGRHTRLQLSGPMGLRATEIHSDGQQLLIQRGDEQQQYDIASPGALREQTGWDLPVQALPYWLKGLPAPGGDDTRMRIEANLLRQLRQDGWTIDFERYQQFGAYILPTRLTAERGDTRARIVIQSWQPGEP; encoded by the coding sequence ATGCGACTACTGCTTGCGGGCCTGGTCGTGCTGTTGCTGAACGCCTGCGCCACGGCGCCCGACCAACCCGCCCCGGCTCGCCCCTGGCAGCAGCGCACAGTGCAGCTGAGCGCGCTGGAACACTGGGGTGCCACCGGCAAACTGGCCCTGCGCAGTGGCGGCCAGGCCGAATCGGCCAATCTCAGCTGGCTGCAGCGGGGGCGGCACACTCGACTGCAGTTGAGTGGCCCGATGGGACTGCGGGCCACCGAAATTCACAGCGACGGCCAGCAATTGCTGATTCAGCGCGGCGATGAACAACAGCAGTACGACATTGCCAGCCCCGGTGCGCTGCGCGAGCAGACCGGTTGGGACCTGCCGGTTCAGGCGCTGCCCTACTGGCTCAAGGGCCTGCCCGCGCCGGGTGGCGACGACACGCGCATGCGCATCGAGGCAAACCTGCTGCGGCAGTTGCGGCAGGACGGCTGGACCATCGATTTCGAACGCTACCAACAGTTCGGGGCTTACATCCTGCCCACCCGGCTGACCGCCGAACGGGGCGATACCCGGGCGCGTATCGTGATCCAGTCCTGGCAGCCCGGAGAACCGTGA
- a CDS encoding ribose-phosphate pyrophosphokinase yields MVFTGNANPELAQKIANRLYLALGKASVGKFSDGEVAVELNENVRGKDVFVVQPTCAPTNDNLMELLVMIDALRRASAARITAVVPYFGYARQDRRVRSARVPITAKVVADMMVTVGVDRVLTVDLHAEQIQGFFGCPVDNVYGSPVLNADIIACNYENLIVVSPDIGGVVRARAIAKQLNDADLAIIDKRRPQANEAQVMNLIGEVEGRCCLLVDDMVDTAGTLCKAADALKAHGADKVVAYCTHAVLSGRALDNIRNSQLDELVVTDTIPLSKEASAIDEIRQLTISDLLAESIRRVSNEESISALFQ; encoded by the coding sequence ATGGTCTTCACGGGTAACGCCAACCCGGAGCTGGCCCAGAAAATTGCCAACCGCCTCTACCTTGCCCTGGGCAAGGCCAGCGTCGGAAAATTCAGCGACGGCGAAGTCGCGGTGGAACTGAACGAGAATGTGCGCGGCAAGGATGTATTCGTAGTCCAGCCCACCTGTGCGCCCACCAACGACAACCTGATGGAACTGCTGGTGATGATCGACGCGCTGCGCCGCGCGTCGGCGGCGCGGATCACGGCCGTGGTCCCCTATTTCGGCTACGCCCGCCAGGATCGCCGCGTACGTTCGGCCCGGGTACCGATTACCGCCAAGGTCGTGGCTGACATGATGGTCACCGTCGGCGTGGACCGGGTGCTCACGGTCGACCTGCACGCCGAGCAGATCCAGGGTTTCTTCGGCTGCCCGGTGGACAACGTCTACGGCTCACCGGTACTGAATGCGGATATCATCGCCTGCAATTACGAGAACCTGATTGTAGTGTCGCCGGACATCGGTGGCGTGGTGCGGGCCCGGGCGATTGCCAAACAACTGAATGACGCCGATCTCGCGATCATCGACAAGCGCCGGCCCCAGGCCAATGAAGCCCAGGTGATGAACCTGATCGGCGAAGTCGAGGGCCGCTGCTGTCTGCTGGTGGACGACATGGTCGATACCGCCGGCACGCTGTGCAAGGCCGCCGACGCCCTCAAGGCACACGGCGCCGACAAGGTCGTGGCCTACTGCACCCATGCGGTGCTTTCGGGCCGCGCCCTGGACAATATTCGCAACTCCCAGCTCGATGAGCTGGTGGTGACGGACACGATTCCCCTGAGCAAGGAGGCATCGGCCATCGACGAGATTCGCCAGCTGACCATATCGGACCTGCTGGCGGAGTCGATCCGCCGCGTTTCCAACGAGGAATCCATCAGCGCGCTGTTCCAGTAG
- a CDS encoding 50S ribosomal protein L25/general stress protein Ctc has product MSDQFELYAEVREDLGKGASRRLRRLGDRVPAIIYGGSKDPQPLSLIRKDLEKALENEAFFSHVLAINVAGKKEKAILRDLQRHPARNSVTHADFLRVDEKSAIKVHVPIHFLNEKTCHGVKVQGGMIQHQATDIEVLCLPSDIPEYIEVDMAELKTGDIVHLSEITLPKGVTSVALSLGEDHDLAVASVVAPKGGTDADEEAPSEEAADDDEA; this is encoded by the coding sequence ATGTCTGACCAATTTGAATTGTACGCAGAAGTACGAGAGGACCTGGGGAAAGGTGCGAGCCGCCGCCTGCGTCGTCTCGGCGACCGGGTCCCGGCCATTATCTACGGTGGCAGCAAGGATCCCCAACCGCTGTCCCTCATCCGCAAGGATCTGGAAAAGGCACTTGAAAACGAGGCTTTCTTTTCTCACGTGCTGGCCATCAACGTGGCGGGCAAAAAGGAAAAAGCCATCCTCAGGGACCTGCAACGCCACCCGGCCCGCAACAGCGTCACCCACGCGGATTTTCTGCGGGTGGATGAAAAGAGCGCGATCAAGGTACACGTGCCCATCCACTTCCTGAATGAAAAGACCTGCCACGGCGTCAAGGTGCAGGGCGGCATGATCCAGCATCAGGCTACCGACATCGAGGTCCTGTGCCTGCCCAGCGATATCCCTGAATACATCGAAGTGGATATGGCGGAACTGAAAACCGGCGACATCGTCCACCTGTCGGAAATCACGCTGCCCAAGGGCGTGACCTCGGTCGCGCTGAGCCTGGGGGAAGATCACGACCTGGCGGTCGCTTCCGTGGTAGCACCCAAGGGTGGCACTGACGCGGACGAGGAAGCGCCTTCCGAGGAAGCCGCGGACGACGACGAGGCCTGA
- a CDS encoding 4-(cytidine 5'-diphospho)-2-C-methyl-D-erythritol kinase, giving the protein MDPVLRLLSPAKLNLFLHVTGRQADGYHTLQTLFQLLDWGDEMTFRPVSSGRVSLQMSGMDLPEADNLILRAAALLPRDEHHGAAIHCNKQIPAGGGWAAAAPMRPLPCWP; this is encoded by the coding sequence ATGGACCCGGTCCTGCGACTGCTGTCGCCCGCCAAGCTGAACCTGTTCCTGCATGTGACCGGACGCCAGGCCGATGGCTACCATACCCTGCAGACCCTGTTCCAGCTGCTCGACTGGGGGGACGAAATGACCTTCCGGCCCGTCTCCAGTGGCCGGGTGAGCCTGCAGATGTCGGGCATGGACCTACCCGAGGCCGACAACCTGATCCTGCGCGCGGCGGCCCTGCTGCCGCGCGATGAGCACCACGGCGCAGCCATCCACTGCAACAAGCAAATCCCGGCAGGGGGGGGCTGGGCGGCGGCAGCTCCAATGCGGCCACTACCCTGCTGGCCCTGA
- the pth gene encoding aminoacyl-tRNA hydrolase — protein MTASFTLIVGLGNPGSEYRGTRHNAGADFVAALARHCGGSLQAETRFFGLSARIVCGGQDLRLLIPTTFMNRSGQAVAAMANFFKIVPGNILVAHDELDIPAGTARFKRGGGHGGHNGLRDIISALGNNRDFGRLRIGIGHPGHASQVTGYVLGRPSAVERERMDASIEAAIAVLPQLLAGEETRAMTQLHSFSAA, from the coding sequence TTGACGGCTTCGTTCACACTGATAGTCGGGCTGGGCAACCCGGGCAGCGAATACCGGGGAACCCGCCACAATGCGGGCGCCGATTTCGTCGCGGCGCTGGCCCGTCACTGCGGCGGCAGCCTGCAGGCCGAGACCCGCTTCTTCGGACTCAGCGCCCGTATCGTGTGTGGCGGCCAGGACCTGCGACTGCTCATCCCCACCACCTTCATGAACCGCAGCGGCCAGGCCGTTGCGGCCATGGCCAATTTCTTCAAGATCGTCCCGGGAAATATCCTGGTCGCCCACGATGAACTCGATATCCCGGCCGGCACTGCACGCTTCAAGCGTGGCGGGGGTCACGGCGGTCACAATGGCCTGCGCGATATCATATCCGCGCTGGGCAACAACCGGGACTTCGGCCGCCTGCGTATCGGCATCGGTCATCCCGGCCACGCCTCGCAGGTTACCGGCTATGTGCTTGGCAGGCCCAGTGCGGTGGAGCGCGAGCGAATGGATGCCAGCATCGAGGCCGCGATCGCGGTGCTGCCCCAGTTGCTGGCTGGAGAGGAAACCCGCGCCATGACACAATTACACAGTTTCAGCGCCGCCTGA